The following DNA comes from Miscanthus floridulus cultivar M001 chromosome 5, ASM1932011v1, whole genome shotgun sequence.
ttagtaattcaccagtcctgcattgcttctgtaatgaatcgagtctccatatccgtggagcacccgcaattcgaattgattcaagtcccagctggggattccttatcacacgacatatgtagaacttaatcttgcatatatcaaccttgctaccggatcctcctaactaagccgtctccacgccacctgagagcacagcacacctcaaatctggccacattccagccacgagggtacacgctactcccaccatctctccactcccagtgcgtgggcattcgtcttagtatcagattagccgaagtaggcttaccggagtatgtgaccagtactacaaagtgtctcgttcagaagatccacaatgagtggcctttaagcgacatagtcggcaacattacccaacatgcaagataagtcacccgactagtctctagttcattcaaccttctttctttctttggccagtatgccatctttgattgtatcaaaatttttattttgaaagcctatcataaagcatactaagcattctacgcctttgtaaatgaaagcatcttcaaggatggtaaacaattaacaaggcaggcaatgcatcaagtaggtaacatttgaattaatcaacttaatgcaataagtaacataggtgataaacttttcaaagtaacaagataagggtttaatgcataaaccggggcttgccttcgttgacgatctcgggttccggatcagtatcacgattaccgaatcccgtgacaaccggggattcttctacaacttgttcaactagaatcgtttcactcttggattctacacgaaataatagcatatgcttcaacatgatgaatgtaaacatgatgcttttaaggtgcatgaaatataacaacacattgaatacaactttccttcatggtacaattacaagccaaactaactaaaccatattcgtaacggatgtgaccatgccagcaccgaccacttcggcgagctctctgaccacttcggtgaactctccgaccactacggcgaactctctgactactacggtgaactctccgaccactacggcgaactctccgaccactacggtgaattctccgaccactacgctgaactctccgaccactacggtgaattctccgaccactacggcgaattctccgaccactatggtgaactctctgaccactatggatcttgaaaccctactggtcacaaaacatgaccaaaacaagatcaaacactaatcaaacacttagggtttgcttttatttatttttgaattaatttggaaataagcccaaaaatgaacttgttccaaatgacctcaaaattttatgtaagctccctcatgacaaattagtgtaccaaaacaaatttcataatttttggaagtatacagtggcctacaaaaatcatggaaattgcatttattaattaatggactgaatatttgaacattaaaaatatattcaagtttcaagtttcaaattttgaaccatactagagcatgtacagaggctacacacaaaatttcagaatttttggagctatgattatttttctacaaatttccaaagattcagcactattaaaaatcagaaaataacaaaacatcattgttcttctccttccttctcactgacagcccgaccccactcgtcagtgactcatacaggtcacggcggcgctgccatcactggccggcccaaaatgcgccgacggtgacgctccggcgaggcagaccgcacccaaatgatctacacactCCTACGAACTCATCCCCGCCCTTAGAATGGCAGAAGGTGCACCGGAGAAGACtccacaccggccatggcggctcgagcacgacggcttcacggcgtaaccccggcaacggcgcagtagagtctaaaacaaAGTGAGGATCGTGTTCAGTatctcaccacgatcacgccggtgcggttggtgaagacggagacggtctggaacagcctggccacgtcgaggcgatggtggcggagctctggccggtctcggggaagaagacgttgcgccgggcgatttcgGCCAACCCAGGCGACGTGAGCAAGCCGTAGAGAAGTGCAAGACTGAGGTGATCGCGTTGGCGTAGCTGGACACGACGGAGGCTgctcgacggtggctacggcgagcggcagagctagctggcggcggagcagagcagaaggggaaaacggggacgacggcggcggctgctgctatttatagccgggaaggggttgcccggcgtcgacagcgcacgcaCGGACCTGCCACGGCACCAGCTGCGTGTCAAAGCGCGAGGAAGCGGCGCAATCTGATTGGTGGCGAcaaccgcgtggcgccggcgacaAGCAAAGAGGTGGCGCCGGCTGCTTTTCaaattttgaagtatttatagaattgccactgcgtaaattttgcaaattactcccaatttttctaaagaagttgaaaatctccaaaaatgaaagttgctcaatttttcaaactctacaactttgcttctaggaacattttcaaattctacctccattttgaaatttgaatttggggtgcatttgagtatttgaatcatttcaaaattactccaaattttatatgtaaacttgaaaaactttgaataccaaagttgatccttataaaataatcttcaactttggtttttgcctcaaccccaaattccacatggattttgaattagtcaaaaagggcaaaaaggacttttataatttgaatttgaattcaaatttgatttgtcttccttttactttaactttgatttttgaccagtaacatggcccattagggttatttgagtctaatgacacatggcctcacataatcacatgaaatttgacccttgtggtcatgatctttatttagggttttgaaacacatcacatgaaataacaacattatgaaataaagcttatttagtgaatgcattcaaaaatttctactttatgaatgctttgcaatgctcatgatgacatggcaagttttagtgttatgtcaaaacaccagaggtgttacaaccatctGCAAAAAGGTTTGTATACATGTAACATATGAGACAATCTTATTGTGTAAATTTCTGCGCCTGTATGACAATTGACAAGGGACTGTTTATGAAATTACTCTACCACATCGGGGTCaaaaggagaaggaaaaaaaaagaattatGCAAAATCATACAATTCAATCGCACCTAAATGGATGTTCACCAAACCAAATGTGTGATCTGCTCGGGCAACGGGCATGTCTGGCGATGCCAGAGTTTGGCTCATAAAGATCTCAGCTATCGTTTGGGCAAAACTCTATCAGATGTCACGCCATAGCTTCTGTTGCTATCCACCGTTCAAAAGTATACTGCACAGACTACTTGTGTTAGCTTGGTTCTGGCGGGACCAATTTGAGGCTGCGCATCCACTCGCAAAAACTATTGTCGTCGAACTGGATGAAGCTGCTCTTTAGCCTAGCCCTTTGCTCAGGAGTAAGCGTCCGTAATTGCGGAAACCTTGACTCCTGAAACACACAAAAGTTCATCTGTTAACAAACTGGGCTGCAGCAGGGCAACCAGTTTCCATTTAGACCACATAGGTGCGGTGAATTCAGATGAACcattagtttcaaaaaaaatcagATGAACCAAATTGTAATGTCACAGGAAGAAAATACCTGCTCATATGTAGGGTCCTTGTGAGCTGGGATCAGGCGTGAGACAAAATATCTAGCCTGAGAGCTTCCTTGCTGTGCCAAAATATAAGAAAGAACAGTCAATTATAAAAGGAAAGCATGCTCTGTGCAAGTGATCTTTCACTCTAGTTTACTTGATTGAGAAAGTATTAAAACACTCAATAATTTGAAAGATTTTTCCACAATGGTACTAAGAAAACTCCCATGCCACAGTTATCTGTCCAAtgtcatactccctccgtccataagTCTCCATCGTTTTAGCCTTCGGCACAGTGACCAAGTAGCAGCGAAGGAGCAGCAAACTAGCGCCAATTTCCATTTAATCGTTGCGGGTGCAGCACATACAAGGGATCACGGGCAAGGAGCAGCCAAGGAGCAGTGAGGAGCAATAAATGCGCAGCACGGAGCAGCAAGGAGCAACAAATGCACAGCCTGTACGACCAGCTGAACCTGTGGTCCCGATGTAAAAACGACGGAGACTCTTGGAAATTTATTTTTTGCTCAAACGATGGAGACTTATGGACGGAGGGACTATAAACTATTAAGCACTTCAAAGCAACAACTATTAAGCACTACAAAGCAAATTAAAGATTTAAATGGAAGTGGAACATATGTAACGATAGTCTACCACCAAAATTGATAATCATACGTTGCAATCCACCAGACATGGCCTACACTAGTTAAGACAATAAATCTATTGCTGAAATAGTAAATATTAGATGTATTCCAGTTAGGGCACTATATAAGTGTGCTCACATCCAAATTTACCCAGATATCATGAGAATAAACAGCTAGAAATGACTGTGAAGATGGGAACAGCAACTGACTTTGAATGAAAGTATCCTGGGAGCTGGAAAACGCTGTTCACTGAGCTCTTCTGCCAGAGTACGGCATGCTGCTAAAGCTGCTGCACTTTGTCCTTCTTGGGCTGCTAGCTCAGCACCCTGAAAAGGCATAGAAATGGTGCTCATATAAAAATATTGTTCTTTGGCAATAAACAAACAAGCTATTAAGGAAATGTCTAAGAAGATTCAAAAATAAATCTTTGATAAGTCCAAGTCTCAGGTATATATGTTTTTTTAGTTTCTAAGTACAAACTAGTTTCCTATGTTTTGGGTATCTATCGGTGATAATTCAATAATTTCAGTTCATTCATTTTTACATTACATTTGCACACTGTGGTTCGGAACTTCGGATTCTTAAGTACTTGTTGCATAAACCACATAATCCTGATGCAATTTCCCATTTTCATTTTTGTTCATCTTACAGGACATGTACACGGTTCAAATATGACAATCAAGAACAAAGACATCCTAACAGATACAGTGCATGCAGGGAAAAATGAGGATCGAGATTCATAAAAGATAACTATATGGAAGAGTTGAAGCCAAATGTGAAAGGAGCAAGTAACATACCAACCAAATGAaaatatctgttccatggtccAGTACCACTGCAGCATTAGGTTGCATGACAAGATCATATGCTGGCAACTCCTCAAATGTACCACCTTCACGATGCATTATGCACCGAGGTGCCAGCATACGAAGCGAAAGGTCAAACGACGCATTCAGGAACAAATTCCTAAGTACAGATCTTTCATCTTCATGTCCGATTATGCTACCCAAAAGCGGTCCCCTTTTCAGATGAAACAAGCACTCTGGGAGTGATGCTAGTTCTTTTGGGAAGCGGTACAGCTTTGATTTTGGGACCTGAGTACCAAATTTGAGAGCTATGTCCTTTACTCTGTCATCAATTGAGAGCCTCATATCAATAGCATCAGAGGCAGTCCTGGCACGCAATACAGTTCTTTTACCAATGATAACTGACGCAACATCCTCCTGCACACTTGCCAGATATGCAGACAAACCATCAACAGTCTGCAGCCTCATAGTGATCACACGAGTGATTTCTGTTTGATATATATTGGAATAATGGACCGCAAACTGTAAGAAAACAAACTCATTTTTGATATCACCCTTTGTCTCCATAGACACAGAAAAACTCTGTCTCTCCTCAACACTATGCATCTGGATACAAAATGAACTATCATGCTTGAATGTTTCATGAGAATCAGGAGACGCCTCTTCACCAGGGCCAATAACTTGAGTAACAAGCATGTTATCTGAACACCTGATCTCAAATAAGCCATGGGAACCAGCTGCTCTAGTTGATGCCCTTTGCAAATTGACCCCAAAGGCCTCTCCAAAGTCATCATGAACTAAGAGCACACCTCCAGAACACTTTGCCAATGGTTGCAGAACAGGGACCCTCACAGGACATTGTCCAGCACAAAAGATATCAACAACAGTACTGTGTCTCTGTGCTTCATGACCAAGACTCTCCATCCACTTCATAGCTGTCTTCTCCAGATAAGCATAGTTCGGATGTTTAACCGAATAAGGCACTGATCCAGGTCCAAAGGTGCTAGGGCCACCAGCACACACCAAGATCCTGCAGTTGCCACCTGATCTCTTGATGATTCCACGAGACAACTCCACTGATGGCCCTTGAATAATACCAAGGGCAACCTCTACTGCTGCTCCAACGCACCGATCCCTTGACACTTCTGGCACACTCAGCTGATAGGGTCTCAGAGAGGAGAATATTGTATGTGCAACAGGTAGCGAAGCATGTATAGGAGACAGATAAACACCTGTCCCATATATTAGAGCCTTCAAAGACTCATGGGTAGGCGACTTGTTTCCAGGTAGCACATCCGCTGACACTGCTGCCCCCTCTGAGAAATCATACACTGAGACAGTTCTCCCATAGGTGATTATTCCTATCTTTGCGGTAGGAGGGAGAGAATCCACAAAGGCATGCAAGGAGCCCTGGAGATGCTGCAGGTGCGCCTCATCGAGGCATTCATCTATGAGGATAAAAATGGGGCCGGACACCCTTGTGTCGGACACTGGGACAAAGCCTGGCCGCCTGTTCCCCACCTGCACATAATCCACAGTCGTGGATGCGAGCTCTGGCCAATGGAGCAGGTCCTGCTTGCTGGAGACCACAAATTCCCCGTCGCTGCCATTGAGCTTCTTGCAAATGACACACTGCCACTGCCCGGAGCCGATCTGGACATCACAGTACAAGTTCACATATGCCCCGCAGTTCAGGCAACGGCGTGGATCACGCTCCACAACCTCTGGGCCAGGCGACACCTCCTTCCCTGGAGAAACCAGAGCTCCAAACCCCAAGCTAGGGGCATTGAGCAGCTTCTTCTGCTTCAGCACCTACAATAGCAAAAGGCAAAACCAGAATCAGCGCTAGCTTTCAAAACCTTGTGAATGGGTGTGCGGGTGGAAGGAAGCATGCTTTGTATCCATGAACGGGGATGGATTTGTGATCCGATCCAAATGGTGCTGTGCTTATTTGTACACATCACAGTTGAGGTGTAGGAGAAGGAAGGGCGATCATGGCTGCATCGGGCGGGGCTAACCGTACCTTGTTTGCGGAGAACTGTACATAGGGGTTGTCGAGGCCGTCCCCCTGGAGCGGTGACGGCGCGGGGACGTGGTCCCCGTGAGGCGTGGCAGCGCCGTTGAGGAAGTGCGGCGCCGACGAGGTGGGGagggaggcggtggtggcggcagtggcggaggaggacgaggagtagCCCCCCGAGGCGGCGAAGGGCACGGGGTGGGGCGAGGCCGGGGTGGCGCGGAAGGGCACGGCCGCGGGGCGCAGCGGCGATGAGAAGACGGGCGGGCCGGGTGGCGTGCTGAGGTGCGCCGTCGCGGGGCCGGGGCTGGGCGTGCCCCGCGCGGCGGCGAGGCCGGGCGAGAAGACGCGCGGCGGCGGAGTGAAGGGCCCCGGGGCGAACGGAGGAGACGCGTGCGCCGACGGCGGCTGCCCCGGCGGCGTCTCCTCCATGCCGGCCGCGCTGGCTGGGGATCCGGTGGCGGCGCGCAGATCTGGAGCGGAGGGATGAGACCGGGGCGGAGGCGCACGGGACGGGAGAATTGGAGATCCGGACGAGGAATgcgacgaggaggaagaagagttaATTTGCTGGAGATGGGAGATGGGAGATGGGCTTCGGTGACACCGGATTTGCGCCTGCTCGGCTCGGGTTAATCGAAATCGACGTCACTACGGCTGGACCTCGGCTTCCTATTGGTCGAGGCTCGCGAGTTTCCTGTTTACGAGAAGAGCAGAACGCTTGCCGCCTGACGGCCTGACTCGCCGACTCGGGCTGGCCGGCCGGCTGGGTTCCTACCGTTTGCAGATGCAGCCGGCGGGGGAAGATGGGTCAACTCTGGAGTCAACAGCGTCCTTTGCTTTCTGTGTGCAATGCAAAATGTCACGCAAGTCGCCCCCATCCGCCATGATATATGTTCCTTTTAACCTTGAGCACTCGTTGAGCTAGAATGATCAAAAGATGTCTCCTCCTAAGTAAAATTTTATAGCACATGTAACTAGAACTAATCTATTGTTGCTTCTATCTGCTATACTAAATAAGCATATTACCaaagtaaaaaataaaataaaatgtctTGGGTCGCAATTATTATCTCTCGCACCAGGAAAAACTCATTGATCCAATCGAACTAAATAATCTCATATGTAGCCATGTATGATTTTAGATGCTAGATGAGGTAGTACGAGATATCATGAGTTGGTAAAGACCTCGTATGACATCTGCAAAAGAGCCTTAAGTTTAGAAACATATCCTATAGTTTCTATAAATAAAAATACTCCTAACATTTTCATGTATAGGAACAATAATGGTTGACAAATTTGGAAATGGTCCTCGTGGGTAGTATATAGAACGTGAGTTGGACATATGTTAGATTTTTGAAAGACAAAGCTAGACTCCTGTAGCTTGGCCATTTTCAGCTTGTTCGGCTGGGGCTAAAacaatcgtatacgatcgtggattattactgttggctagtttggtgtgagaaaaaaatactgttctggctgaaaatttacgatcgtttacgaccaagcgaacaggctatttATTTTGAGTGTCTATATGTGGTAGCTAATATGAAATGTACCATATATGTGTTGGCGGATTCCAAACTCATGAGACAATGGAACGTAGAGCTTATAGCCTCTCCTATGATGCTAAATGCCGGTGGTTGTGGGACTATACGACAATACACTTCAGATGAAGTGTACTCTATTCATCTCAATCCCTTATAAGATTATGAATTTCCATGGTATGTCCTAGTGTACACTCCTATGGAATGAAAACTTTGGACCTGAGATAGCTTAGCTTGAGGATGGTAGAGGATGATAGATGACTCTGGTGTGGAGCATTCAAAAGCGCATTATGCATCTAATATATGAGTATGCGGTTGCCAGAACAATATTGGAATAATTTAGCATAATGTGGTGGTCTCGATTACGTTACAATTATTAGATTCTTCGTAGGGAAAGAAAGAACACGATATTTAATATGGTTAGTTCTACAATTTTTTGGAGCTTGTAAATTGACTATAACTTTTCAAAATAGCATTGACATTGCAACAACTACAACGATATGTAGTATATGAGCTCTTATACTCTATAGAGAACTTGAAGGAATACAATTACAATCATTACCTGAGAGTACTAGAGGGGTTGTTCTTCTTGGTGTTTCTCTCTtctttctctatttttctctttTCCTATATTCTTCATCCATAGAAAATTTTAGCAACTCTGGGGTGGTTCCATTGTCCGTGCGAGGAGTAGGGGGTCTAGGCCCCTGTAGCCCCACAATGGATCAGCCCTTGCTATTACTCGTCGGCTGAAAGTGAtggaaggagccgatggagccaAACTCTATATATCAAAGTAGTTTGGTTTGCCCGATGCTCGGCCTGGCCACGTCGCTCCAAAATCTTATGGCCGTCCGATCTTCGGTGCAATGGCCTAGATA
Coding sequences within:
- the LOC136449915 gene encoding protein transport protein SEC23 A-like; the encoded protein is MEETPPGQPPSAHASPPFAPGPFTPPPRVFSPGLAAARGTPSPGPATAHLSTPPGPPVFSSPLRPAAVPFRATPASPHPVPFAASGGYSSSSSATAATTASLPTSSAPHFLNGAATPHGDHVPAPSPLQGDGLDNPYVQFSANKVLKQKKLLNAPSLGFGALVSPGKEVSPGPEVVERDPRRCLNCGAYVNLYCDVQIGSGQWQCVICKKLNGSDGEFVVSSKQDLLHWPELASTTVDYVQVGNRRPGFVPVSDTRVSGPIFILIDECLDEAHLQHLQGSLHAFVDSLPPTAKIGIITYGRTVSVYDFSEGAAVSADVLPGNKSPTHESLKALIYGTGVYLSPIHASLPVAHTIFSSLRPYQLSVPEVSRDRCVGAAVEVALGIIQGPSVELSRGIIKRSGGNCRILVCAGGPSTFGPGSVPYSVKHPNYAYLEKTAMKWMESLGHEAQRHSTVVDIFCAGQCPVRVPVLQPLAKCSGGVLLVHDDFGEAFGVNLQRASTRAAGSHGLFEIRCSDNMLVTQVIGPGEEASPDSHETFKHDSSFCIQMHSVEERQSFSVSMETKGDIKNEFVFLQFAVHYSNIYQTEITRVITMRLQTVDGLSAYLASVQEDVASVIIGKRTVLRARTASDAIDMRLSIDDRVKDIALKFGTQVPKSKLYRFPKELASLPECLFHLKRGPLLGSIIGHEDERSVLRNLFLNASFDLSLRMLAPRCIMHREGGTFEELPAYDLVMQPNAAVVLDHGTDIFIWLGAELAAQEGQSAAALAACRTLAEELSEQRFPAPRILSFKQGSSQARYFVSRLIPAHKDPTYEQESRFPQLRTLTPEQRARLKSSFIQFDDNSFCEWMRSLKLVPPEPS